The following coding sequences lie in one Polynucleobacter sp. HIN7 genomic window:
- a CDS encoding LegC family aminotransferase, translated as MNMKLISSDHSFIRFVREIYGEGFIPLHRPVFQGNERKYLVDCIDSNFVSSVGAKVTEFEQKIASFTGAKFAIATVNGTAALHIALQLAGVRYEDEVISQALTFIATCNAISYIGAHPVFIDVDRDTMGLSPRALRQFLGAHAEIRDGQTWNKSSGRRIAACVPMHTFGLPCRIEEIASICAEWGIALVEDAAESLGSYVGNRHTGTFGVFGALSFNGNKVITTGGGGMIITDDEILAKRAKHITTTAKTPHPYEFVHDEVGYNYRLPNLNAALGCAQMERLPWMLDLKQQVANRYRDFFGKINIDIVVPLTGYRTNNWLNAIVLSDKAERDSFLSYTNEHGIMTRPIWRLMSELEMFKRFHHDGLENSRWLEERVVNIPSSVPNITLVSDYA; from the coding sequence ATGAATATGAAATTAATATCAAGTGATCATTCATTTATCAGGTTCGTAAGAGAGATATATGGAGAAGGTTTTATACCTCTTCATCGCCCGGTTTTTCAGGGTAACGAGCGTAAGTATCTAGTCGATTGTATTGACTCGAATTTCGTCTCATCGGTTGGAGCCAAGGTCACCGAATTCGAACAGAAGATTGCTAGTTTTACGGGTGCCAAGTTCGCTATCGCCACAGTCAATGGCACAGCTGCATTACATATAGCATTGCAGCTAGCTGGGGTTCGGTATGAAGATGAGGTAATTTCGCAAGCCTTGACCTTTATTGCTACTTGTAATGCGATAAGTTACATCGGTGCGCATCCCGTTTTTATCGATGTCGATCGTGATACCATGGGTTTGAGTCCTCGCGCATTGCGTCAATTCTTGGGGGCGCATGCGGAAATACGAGATGGTCAGACCTGGAACAAGTCGTCTGGTCGGCGTATTGCAGCGTGCGTACCCATGCATACTTTTGGGCTGCCCTGCCGTATTGAAGAGATTGCTTCCATTTGTGCTGAGTGGGGTATTGCCTTAGTTGAAGATGCCGCTGAATCTCTGGGCAGCTACGTAGGCAACCGCCATACTGGCACGTTCGGTGTATTTGGTGCACTGAGCTTTAACGGCAACAAGGTCATTACTACTGGCGGCGGCGGCATGATAATTACCGATGATGAGATCTTGGCAAAGCGCGCCAAACACATCACAACCACCGCAAAGACCCCACATCCCTACGAATTTGTACACGACGAGGTTGGTTATAACTATAGGCTACCGAATCTAAATGCTGCTTTGGGTTGTGCGCAGATGGAGCGCCTGCCGTGGATGCTTGATTTGAAGCAGCAAGTCGCCAACCGCTACCGTGACTTCTTCGGTAAAATAAATATAGATATTGTTGTACCTTTAACCGGTTACAGGACCAACAACTGGCTAAATGCCATTGTTCTGTCCGATAAAGCTGAGCGCGACTCATTTCTCTCTTACACGAATGAACATGGCATTATGACCCGTCCGATCTGGCGTTTGATGTCTGAATTAGAGATGTTCAAAAGGTTCCACCACGATGGTCTAGAAAATTCGCGTTGGCTGGAAGAGCGCGTGGTGAATATTCCTTCTAGCGTTCCAAATATAACTCTTGTCTCCGACTATGCCTGA
- a CDS encoding YqaJ viral recombinase family nuclease, whose amino-acid sequence MLNNQDFTHNRTTFLGGSDIGAILGVSKYRSAMDVWLEKTGKRVDTKDSFALRFGSFAESFIANEYALLTGEHLLEYSQGLIHPTYSFCVGHIDRFVLEKKELPLFNSDGRLNAKKLLECKTANHYSQSDWGEPGTDAIPLPYLCQCIWYLGITNLPEIDVAVLLGGSDLRIYTVTRDVELESLMFEKAAFFWTEHVQKDIPPKPQSIDDCQALFQRASSGKTIEANPQTIALIQELKALESQSHAEEEQINSIKQQLMETMADAEVLTYLGKPVITWKAPKPSYRIDTKRLGLEHPELIRAYQSPVINSRRFVVKDLPDALKPQEPIKETIVLEGVN is encoded by the coding sequence ATGCTTAATAATCAAGATTTTACACACAATCGCACTACTTTCCTAGGTGGTAGCGATATTGGAGCGATTCTGGGGGTTTCGAAGTACCGCTCGGCGATGGATGTGTGGCTGGAGAAAACAGGTAAGCGCGTAGACACCAAAGATAGTTTTGCTTTGCGCTTTGGTTCGTTTGCCGAATCGTTTATCGCTAATGAATATGCCTTACTCACGGGTGAGCATCTGCTTGAGTATTCACAGGGTCTCATTCATCCTACATATTCCTTTTGCGTAGGACACATTGATCGCTTTGTGTTGGAGAAGAAAGAATTGCCCCTCTTTAATTCTGACGGAAGACTAAATGCCAAGAAGCTCTTGGAATGTAAGACTGCAAATCATTACAGTCAAAGTGATTGGGGTGAACCAGGGACGGACGCGATTCCCCTGCCCTATCTTTGCCAGTGCATCTGGTACTTAGGGATTACCAATCTGCCTGAGATTGATGTCGCTGTTCTACTGGGAGGTTCGGATCTGCGGATCTATACGGTTACCCGAGATGTTGAGCTGGAATCCTTAATGTTTGAAAAGGCAGCTTTCTTTTGGACTGAGCATGTACAAAAGGATATTCCACCCAAACCTCAATCCATTGATGATTGCCAGGCGCTCTTTCAGAGGGCTTCTTCAGGCAAAACAATCGAAGCCAACCCGCAGACGATCGCCTTAATCCAAGAGCTCAAAGCCTTGGAGTCCCAAAGCCATGCTGAGGAAGAGCAAATCAATAGTATTAAGCAGCAACTCATGGAAACCATGGCGGATGCCGAAGTGCTGACTTACCTCGGTAAACCGGTCATTACTTGGAAAGCTCCCAAGCCCAGCTATCGGATTGATACCAAACGCCTGGGTCTAGAGCATCCCGAACTCATCAGGGCTTACCAAAGCCCAGTCATCAATAGTCGGCGCTTTGTGGTGAAGGATCTCCCCGATGCATTGAAACCCCAAGAGCCTATCAAGGAGACGATAGTATTAGAAGGAGTAAATTAA
- a CDS encoding GNAT family N-acetyltransferase, translating into MPEFVGKGLKAKLAYREIARIHLQCINKGFLPKLGERFLTLLYKSIDEDPNSIIFVERKEGQVVAFVAGGRGMRSIYRQMLWYWPNLLAVLLPALFNPFKLKRIIEIIMFSQRQKLVLNSPKAELFSIAVLDSERGRGLAAGLYDALKQHFTEKGESAFCIVVGNRLISAHHFYQRMGATPIARLQVHKGELSILYRQNLSGSVSRS; encoded by the coding sequence ATGCCTGAGTTTGTTGGTAAGGGATTGAAGGCGAAGTTAGCTTATCGCGAGATAGCCCGCATTCACTTGCAGTGTATCAATAAAGGGTTTCTACCGAAGTTGGGGGAGCGATTCCTTACTTTGCTTTATAAATCGATAGATGAGGATCCGAACAGTATCATATTTGTTGAACGTAAAGAAGGGCAGGTTGTTGCGTTTGTTGCTGGCGGTCGAGGCATGAGATCAATTTATCGGCAAATGCTTTGGTACTGGCCCAATTTACTTGCAGTACTGTTACCAGCTCTATTTAATCCATTTAAATTGAAGAGGATAATTGAAATAATTATGTTTAGTCAGAGGCAAAAACTCGTTCTAAATTCTCCAAAAGCAGAATTATTCAGTATTGCTGTTTTAGATTCAGAACGCGGACGCGGTTTAGCCGCTGGTTTGTATGACGCATTAAAGCAACATTTTACTGAAAAAGGAGAATCTGCTTTTTGCATCGTGGTCGGTAATCGCCTCATTTCTGCCCACCATTTTTACCAAAGAATGGGCGCCACACCAATAGCACGACTTCAGGTTCACAAGGGGGAGCTATCTATACTATACAGACAAAATTTATCAGGATCCGTTAGCCGTTCATAG
- a CDS encoding heparinase II/III family protein — protein sequence MSNVVRVAWYRLGVKLGLHPVRRLQAGVPNAPFFLPTKANCVPNAPAVSAWYTSTLLFSHLPIALTDAPPDWLANPLNNQRIPESDRDWWQIPDFDSAVGDIKLIWELSRMDWALAFAQRASQGDMATLKRLNEWMASWCAQNPPYKGPNWKCGQEASIRVMHLAMAALIMGQIRSATSGLLDLIRLHLQRIAPTVQYAMAQDNNHGTSEAAALFIGGSWLDALGFSEGNRWANMGRFWLENRSERLIGPHGSFSQYSLNYHRVMLDTFCMVEVWRQKMGLTPLSTSWMDKALVATEWLRHMLNKVSGDGPNAGANDGARLLPLTNSPYRDYRPTVQLAMVLFAGKRAYLQTGSCDTVLQWLRIDLPLVVAPAVESYVADDGGFALLRRGNAMVMLRYPRFRFRPSQADALHLDLWLGADNLLRDGGTYSYNTEPQWLNYFGGTASHNTVQFDGRDQMPRLSRFLLGDWLKTEHLQPLQEDDQSTHFAAGYCDGYGARHRRCVSLENNALLVVDEVQGFADKAVLRWRLMPGDWHFKSSSDGARLMLNGGSLLFLNISSNAPITRCELVKGWESRHYLEKTPLPILELEIQQAGTLTTQMLWTA from the coding sequence TTGTCAAATGTTGTACGCGTAGCTTGGTATCGTTTGGGTGTGAAGCTTGGACTTCACCCGGTTAGACGACTTCAGGCTGGCGTACCAAATGCACCATTCTTTTTACCTACAAAGGCAAATTGCGTTCCAAATGCCCCTGCAGTTTCAGCTTGGTACACGTCGACGTTATTGTTTAGCCATTTGCCAATAGCACTGACAGATGCCCCCCCCGACTGGTTAGCCAATCCCCTAAATAATCAGCGTATTCCAGAGTCCGATAGAGATTGGTGGCAAATCCCAGACTTCGATTCTGCTGTGGGTGATATAAAGCTTATTTGGGAGTTGTCGCGTATGGATTGGGCGCTCGCATTTGCACAGCGAGCTAGTCAAGGAGATATGGCTACCCTAAAACGGTTAAATGAATGGATGGCAAGCTGGTGCGCACAAAATCCGCCTTATAAAGGGCCGAATTGGAAGTGTGGCCAAGAAGCATCCATTCGTGTGATGCACCTTGCCATGGCTGCATTGATAATGGGGCAAATACGCTCTGCAACGTCTGGCTTGCTCGACTTGATACGCCTTCACTTGCAACGCATTGCGCCAACCGTTCAGTATGCTATGGCGCAGGACAATAACCATGGCACTTCCGAGGCAGCAGCATTGTTCATTGGAGGTAGTTGGTTGGACGCTTTGGGTTTTTCAGAGGGGAACCGCTGGGCGAACATGGGTCGCTTTTGGCTGGAAAATCGCTCTGAACGGCTGATTGGGCCGCACGGCAGTTTTAGTCAGTATTCGCTCAATTATCACCGTGTAATGCTGGACACCTTCTGCATGGTTGAAGTTTGGCGTCAGAAAATGGGTTTAACCCCACTTTCCACGAGTTGGATGGATAAGGCATTGGTCGCAACTGAATGGCTACGTCATATGTTGAATAAGGTGAGTGGGGACGGTCCAAATGCCGGTGCTAACGATGGCGCCCGTTTGCTGCCTTTGACTAATTCACCCTACCGCGATTATCGACCGACCGTGCAGTTGGCTATGGTTTTATTTGCCGGAAAACGAGCGTATTTACAGACAGGCTCTTGTGATACTGTATTGCAATGGCTTCGTATTGACCTCCCGCTAGTGGTAGCGCCCGCAGTTGAGAGTTACGTAGCGGACGATGGTGGTTTTGCGCTGCTCAGGCGTGGCAATGCAATGGTTATGTTACGCTACCCCCGCTTTCGTTTCCGACCCAGTCAAGCCGATGCACTTCACCTGGACCTTTGGTTGGGTGCCGACAATCTGCTGCGCGACGGTGGTACTTATAGCTACAACACTGAGCCACAATGGCTCAATTACTTTGGCGGTACAGCCAGTCACAACACAGTTCAGTTTGACGGCCGCGACCAGATGCCGCGCCTGAGCCGCTTTTTACTCGGAGATTGGTTGAAAACAGAACACCTGCAACCATTGCAGGAAGACGACCAGTCAACGCACTTTGCTGCCGGCTATTGTGATGGCTATGGGGCTCGGCATCGACGGTGCGTTAGCCTAGAAAACAATGCGTTGCTGGTGGTTGACGAAGTACAGGGTTTTGCCGATAAGGCGGTTTTGCGCTGGCGCTTGATGCCGGGCGATTGGCATTTTAAGTCGTCCTCAGACGGCGCTCGGCTCATGCTGAATGGGGGTAGTCTGCTCTTTCTTAATATATCATCTAATGCGCCCATTACGCGTTGTGAGTTGGTGAAGGGTTGGGAGTCACGCCACTACCTCGAAAAAACACCATTACCCATACTGGAGTTGGAAATTCAACAAGCCGGCACGCTGACAACGCAAATGCTCTGGACAGCATGA
- a CDS encoding sugar transferase has protein sequence MQRFFDIFFSGIALLFLAPIFLPIIFLLRITGEGEVFFFQERIGWHGRKFRLFKFATMLKNSPNMSTGTVTIKSDPRILPFGKFLRKTKINELPQLINIFLGDMSIVGPRPLTTETFEIYTAEIQELIIKVKPGLSGIGSIIFRDEENILIGADSSLDFYKKNVAPYKGILEVWYASNNTIFNYFKIIVVTVIIVLHPKSQIAWSSFKKLPTPPAQLKSLLNYPG, from the coding sequence ATGCAAAGATTTTTTGATATTTTTTTTTCTGGAATTGCGCTTTTATTTTTAGCGCCAATTTTTTTGCCTATTATTTTTTTATTGCGCATAACTGGAGAGGGTGAAGTATTTTTTTTTCAAGAGCGGATTGGTTGGCATGGACGTAAATTTCGTTTATTTAAATTTGCAACAATGCTGAAGAATAGCCCCAATATGAGCACAGGTACTGTGACAATTAAAAGTGATCCCAGGATTTTGCCTTTTGGTAAGTTTCTTAGAAAAACTAAAATAAATGAGCTTCCACAGTTAATTAATATTTTTCTTGGAGATATGAGCATTGTTGGGCCAAGACCTCTGACTACTGAAACTTTTGAGATTTATACAGCCGAAATTCAGGAATTGATCATAAAAGTAAAACCTGGTTTATCTGGCATTGGATCAATTATTTTTAGAGATGAGGAAAATATACTTATTGGGGCTGATAGCTCTTTAGATTTTTATAAAAAAAATGTAGCACCTTACAAAGGAATTTTAGAAGTTTGGTATGCATCTAACAATACAATTTTTAATTACTTCAAGATTATCGTAGTCACTGTTATTATTGTCCTTCACCCCAAAAGTCAGATTGCATGGAGTTCTTTTAAAAAGCTGCCCACTCCTCCAGCTCAACTTAAATCATTACTAAATTATCCCGGATAG
- a CDS encoding glycosyltransferase family 4 protein, which yields MKVIYFHQHFSTPKGSTGTRSYELSRHLLTRGHQVTIVCGSYGMGETGLSQPFVGGRRHGTVDGIEIIEFDLAYSNVDGFMKRSMTFVKFALRSIGLALTEKYDLLFATSTPLTAGIPGIFARWLRGKPFVFEVRDLWPELPRAMGAIRNPLVLSAISALEWSSYRSAHRLVGLSPGIVEGIARRGVSRECITLVPNGCDLGIFASGVQPWRPSEVHTNDLMALFAGTHGMANGLDAVLNVAAELKHRGRDDIKLLLIGQGKFKASLQARAADEGLNNVVFQDPVNKVKLAGLMASADLGLQILANIPAFYYGTSPNKFFDYIAAGLPVLNNYPGWLADMIIEYRCGFVVPPDNPFAFADALEEAAADRDELKAMGQRSRALAEKQFDRTKLADLWVDWLSVTKANFTG from the coding sequence ATGAAGGTTATTTACTTCCATCAGCATTTTTCTACTCCAAAGGGCTCGACGGGTACTCGTTCTTATGAATTATCGCGGCACTTGCTGACGCGCGGTCACCAGGTCACTATAGTATGTGGTAGCTATGGGATGGGAGAAACTGGCCTATCTCAACCTTTTGTAGGCGGACGGCGGCACGGCACCGTAGATGGTATTGAGATCATCGAATTCGACCTCGCCTATTCGAATGTCGATGGCTTCATGAAGCGAAGCATGACGTTTGTGAAATTTGCCTTGCGTAGTATTGGCTTGGCCCTCACCGAAAAGTATGACCTCCTGTTTGCTACCTCCACCCCGTTGACTGCGGGCATACCGGGTATTTTTGCGCGATGGCTACGTGGTAAACCTTTTGTATTCGAGGTGCGAGACCTGTGGCCAGAATTGCCTCGCGCAATGGGCGCGATTCGTAACCCGTTGGTGCTCAGTGCCATTTCAGCGCTGGAGTGGTCAAGCTATCGTTCTGCGCACCGGTTAGTGGGTCTGTCGCCTGGCATTGTGGAAGGTATTGCGCGCCGTGGTGTGTCGCGCGAATGTATCACCTTAGTACCCAACGGCTGCGACTTGGGTATTTTTGCTAGTGGAGTACAGCCTTGGCGGCCATCAGAAGTGCACACGAATGATTTGATGGCATTGTTTGCCGGAACTCACGGCATGGCTAATGGTCTTGATGCTGTATTGAATGTTGCCGCTGAACTCAAGCATCGTGGGCGCGACGATATTAAGTTATTGCTTATAGGCCAGGGTAAATTCAAAGCCAGCTTGCAAGCTAGAGCTGCAGATGAGGGGCTTAACAACGTAGTGTTCCAAGATCCTGTAAACAAAGTAAAGTTAGCAGGCTTGATGGCATCTGCTGACCTGGGGTTGCAAATACTAGCTAACATTCCAGCCTTTTACTACGGCACCTCGCCAAATAAGTTTTTTGATTATATTGCCGCCGGTTTACCTGTTCTAAATAACTACCCTGGCTGGCTGGCTGATATGATTATTGAATACCGTTGCGGCTTTGTCGTGCCTCCAGATAATCCATTTGCATTCGCGGATGCACTGGAAGAGGCAGCTGCTGACCGCGATGAGCTGAAAGCTATGGGGCAACGTAGCCGTGCCCTGGCCGAAAAACAGTTTGACCGTACCAAGCTTGCAGATTTGTGGGTCGATTGGTTATCAGTTACCAAGGCCAACTTTACAGGTTGA
- a CDS encoding recombinase RecT, which produces MNKVSILDLPEDLLGDAPIKPISHAPGTKRKGAISKQHSPIGPTPIETLITEVATVLSIDPQELRDWGKEISVPTAVLKNILLTAKHYKLNPHLGNIAWELNTKNQWDIYIPIDGWISLIHREPSFQGISFHQAAETEQGIPIWMECTIYRSSLIHPITVREYFAELKTDHPMWVEMPRRMLRHKTMQQCARLALGIGLPELKISVPDSRIPNHLDSINNYCANNQCFTSPKIWLKQKLRANKI; this is translated from the coding sequence ATGAACAAGGTCTCCATCCTCGATTTGCCCGAAGATCTGTTAGGGGATGCTCCAATTAAACCTATTTCACACGCACCGGGAACCAAACGAAAAGGGGCAATCAGTAAACAGCATTCACCCATCGGACCAACCCCAATAGAAACCCTCATTACCGAGGTTGCTACCGTATTAAGTATCGATCCCCAAGAGCTAAGGGATTGGGGCAAAGAGATTTCCGTACCCACAGCAGTGTTAAAAAACATTCTACTCACAGCCAAACACTATAAACTCAATCCCCATTTGGGAAACATCGCCTGGGAACTCAACACAAAGAACCAGTGGGATATCTACATCCCGATTGATGGCTGGATTAGCCTCATTCACCGTGAACCGAGTTTTCAAGGAATAAGCTTTCATCAAGCTGCCGAAACAGAACAGGGTATTCCCATCTGGATGGAGTGCACCATTTATCGCTCAAGTCTCATACACCCAATAACAGTGCGGGAGTACTTCGCAGAACTGAAAACAGATCATCCCATGTGGGTAGAGATGCCACGCCGAATGCTGCGGCACAAAACCATGCAGCAATGTGCGCGCTTGGCGCTTGGAATTGGTTTGCCAGAACTCAAGATTTCAGTACCAGACTCAAGAATCCCAAATCATTTAGACTCCATAAACAATTACTGCGCAAATAATCAATGCTTCACCAGCCCTAAAATATGGCTAAAACAAAAATTGAGAGCAAATAAAATTTAA
- a CDS encoding helix-turn-helix domain-containing protein, whose protein sequence is MITSDQIRAARALLRWSGKDLADKTGLGFSTLMRLEVLEGVPGAQAKTLEIIQKTFEEAGVEFIGTPESGAGVRWKIQ, encoded by the coding sequence TTGATTACAAGCGATCAAATTCGTGCTGCTCGAGCCTTATTGCGATGGAGTGGGAAGGACTTGGCAGATAAAACCGGCCTAGGTTTTTCTACATTGATGCGTTTAGAAGTGCTTGAGGGGGTTCCTGGTGCTCAGGCAAAAACACTAGAGATCATTCAAAAGACTTTTGAAGAGGCTGGAGTTGAATTCATCGGCACCCCTGAATCGGGGGCCGGGGTGCGGTGGAAAATCCAATGA
- a CDS encoding MraY family glycosyltransferase: MMWLLILSFATSAILTGLVIRYQHLHNHVSGDHDFDGPQKFHTAITPRIGGVSILMGIAITTLYQWIVNPTLGTLLVLILFASLPVFIAGIAEDLTKRVGVKMRLLAGFIAGLLFLWLFDITSMRFGFGALDVWLNHSLFVVLFLAFGVTGLSNAYNIIDGFNGLASMVAIITCLAIAYVAFKVSDPLVLHLAFILIGAIAGFFLWNYPRGLIFLGDGGAYLIGFVIAALSIALVARNPSVSPWFAIMVNAYPIFETLFTIWRRSVHQGKNPGLPDGAHFHSLIYRRIMRWAHPGDQSYWANAKTSPYLWVLSSLGVIPALLWWNSTPALMASAAVFVILYNLTYRQIVTFRTPNWLGRPPQK; encoded by the coding sequence ATGATGTGGTTATTAATCCTCTCTTTTGCAACGAGCGCTATCCTCACCGGCCTTGTAATTCGCTATCAGCATTTGCATAACCATGTCAGTGGCGATCATGATTTTGATGGTCCCCAAAAGTTTCATACGGCCATCACCCCCCGTATTGGCGGCGTGTCCATATTGATGGGGATTGCGATTACAACGCTCTACCAATGGATCGTCAACCCAACGCTTGGCACACTCCTCGTCCTTATTTTATTTGCTAGCCTTCCCGTCTTTATCGCTGGCATTGCTGAAGATCTCACTAAACGCGTGGGTGTGAAAATGCGGCTCCTGGCTGGCTTTATCGCGGGGCTTCTATTTTTATGGCTTTTTGACATCACCTCCATGCGCTTTGGTTTTGGTGCGCTTGACGTGTGGCTAAACCATTCATTGTTTGTAGTCCTTTTTTTAGCCTTTGGAGTCACGGGGCTCTCAAATGCCTACAACATTATCGATGGCTTTAATGGACTCGCCAGCATGGTCGCCATCATTACCTGCCTTGCGATTGCCTATGTAGCTTTTAAAGTGAGTGATCCGTTGGTGCTGCATCTCGCATTCATTCTGATCGGGGCGATCGCAGGATTTTTTCTTTGGAACTATCCAAGGGGTCTCATTTTTTTAGGTGACGGTGGAGCCTATCTCATAGGCTTTGTCATTGCTGCGCTATCGATTGCGTTGGTGGCGCGCAATCCCAGCGTCTCGCCCTGGTTTGCCATCATGGTCAATGCCTATCCGATTTTTGAGACGCTCTTTACGATTTGGCGACGCAGTGTCCATCAAGGTAAGAACCCGGGTCTGCCCGATGGTGCGCATTTTCATAGTCTCATTTATCGACGCATTATGCGCTGGGCTCATCCTGGTGATCAGTCCTATTGGGCCAATGCCAAAACCTCCCCCTACCTTTGGGTACTCTCAAGCTTAGGCGTCATTCCAGCGCTTTTATGGTGGAACTCCACCCCAGCGCTCATGGCAAGTGCCGCGGTTTTTGTAATTCTCTATAACCTCACCTATCGACAAATCGTGACCTTTCGCACTCCCAATTGGTTAGGTCGCCCCCCCCAAAAGTAA